The Pseudomonas sp. IAC-BECa141 genome contains the following window.
GGATGAACGTCTGCTGCAGATTCACTCGGCCGACTATCGCAACCCGCAACAACTGCCGGCCGGCGCGGTGCTGGTGGTCGGTGCCGGTTCGTCGGGCGTGCAGATCGCCGATGAGTTGCAGCGCTCGGGCAAGCAGGTTTACCTCTCGGTCGGCGCCCACGACCGCCCTCCTCGCGCCTACCGCAACCGCGATTTCTGCTGGTGGCTCGGCGTGCTCGGCGAGTGGGATCAGGCCGCGATGAAACCCGGCCGTGAACACGTGACCATCGCCGTCAGCGGCGCCCACGGTGGCCGTACCATCGACTTCCGTGGTCTGGCCCATCGCGGCATGACCCTGGTCGGCGTCACCGAATCGTTCAGCGACGGCGTGGTGACCTTCAAACAGGACCTGCGCGACAACCTCAAGCGTGGCGATGAAAACTACCTCGCGCTGCTGGATGCCGCCGATGCCTACATCGAGCGCAACGGTCTCGACCTGCCGCTGGAACCGGAAGCCCGCGAGACTTATCCGGATCCTGAATGCGTGAAAAACCCGCTGGCCGATCTCGATCTTGCCGCCGCCGGCATCACCTCGATCATCTGGGCCACCGGGTTTGCCGTGGACTATTCCTGGCTGAAAGTCGCGGCATTCGACGACAACGGCAAGCCGCAGCACCAGCGCGGCGTGTCCAGTGAGCCG
Protein-coding sequences here:
- a CDS encoding flavin-containing monooxygenase; the encoded protein is MTTEIIKTDTLVVGAGQAGVAMSEHLSKLGVPHLVLERSRIAERWRTGRWDSLVANGPAWHDRFPGMEFDDVDPDGFAHKERVADYFEAYARKFNAPIRTGVDVKSVVRNVGRPGFTVETSEGLIEAARVVAATGPFQRPVIPAIAPKDERLLQIHSADYRNPQQLPAGAVLVVGAGSSGVQIADELQRSGKQVYLSVGAHDRPPRAYRNRDFCWWLGVLGEWDQAAMKPGREHVTIAVSGAHGGRTIDFRGLAHRGMTLVGVTESFSDGVVTFKQDLRDNLKRGDENYLALLDAADAYIERNGLDLPLEPEARETYPDPECVKNPLADLDLAAAGITSIIWATGFAVDYSWLKVAAFDDNGKPQHQRGVSSEPGVYFLGLPWQSRRGSSFIWGVWHDAKHVADHIATQRKYLAYRDAEQREAALHNNAVDTVDA